In Alphaproteobacteria bacterium, the genomic stretch CATGCCTACTTTTCACTTCGCACATAAATGCTGTACAAGCGCAACATGTGCTTGATGGCACCGATGACAATGATGCGCTCAATCTTGATGAACATCAAATGCATCCCGAACCCATAATTGTTCTGCAAGGGCTTGATAAAATCACAGCACGTACATCAAAATTTGCTTTTCGTGTTGGCGAAACAGTTGACTTTGGATCTCTTAAAATTACAGCTCATTCCTGCCAAGTTTCTGATCCGATGGATCCACCTGAATCAGCTGCTCTGCTTGAAATTCAAGAACAGAAAAAAAATCAGCTTCCTAAAAGTATTTTTCAAGGTTGGATGTTTGCCTCATCCCCTGCGCTTTCTTCTCTCGAGCATCCGATCTATGACATTTGGGTGATTGATTGCAAAAGCGATACTAAACATTCCTCTTCTGTTGGCTCATAAAAATGAACCTCTGTTTTAAGAGCCTCTGTTAGCATCTCGTGATATTCTGTTCTGCTAATTTCTCTCGCACCAAATTGACGCAAATGGTCTGTTACAAATTGAGTATCTAACAATTTAAAGCCCGTTTTCTGAAGGCGCGCAACCAAATGCGCTAAGGCAATTTTACTCGTATCTGTTCTGAGAGAAAACATGCTCTCTCCAAAATAAGCACCAGCGATCATCACGCCATAAAGCCCGCCGACAAGCTCATTTTTTTGCTTATCCCAAACTTCAAGAGAATGAGAAAAGCCCAAGCGAAACAATGTTAAATAAAGCGCTTTAATTTTGGGACTAATCCACGTTTGCTCACGCCCAGGACGCTCTTGCGCACAAAGGGCCAAAACTTGTTCAAAGGCTGTATTGTGGCGTATTTCATAGGGATGATGCCTTAATGTCTTTCGAAATCGATGAGAGAGATGAAATTGATCCAGCGGAATAACACCTCGATTATCGGGATCAACCCAAAATATGTCTTTACTATCAGCACTTTCCGACATCGGAAAAATACCAGCCCGGTAGGCCTTAATCACCAATTCCACAAGCGACATATCAATGGTTGGATAATCATCAATCAGTTGCAAAGCTTTCCTCCGAATGTATCTATTACTCCGACAGTGTAACATAGTCGAATTTTGAATATCAAGCCGCGTATTTAACTAAAGGGGCTTCGAACAAAGCAGAGATAACTTTAGGTGATTTTTGAAGAGTTTTCATCTCTGTATATACTG encodes the following:
- a CDS encoding leucyl/phenylalanyl-tRNA--protein transferase codes for the protein MSLVELVIKAYRAGIFPMSESADSKDIFWVDPDNRGVIPLDQFHLSHRFRKTLRHHPYEIRHNTAFEQVLALCAQERPGREQTWISPKIKALYLTLFRLGFSHSLEVWDKQKNELVGGLYGVMIAGAYFGESMFSLRTDTSKIALAHLVARLQKTGFKLLDTQFVTDHLRQFGAREISRTEYHEMLTEALKTEVHFYEPTEEECLVSLLQSITQMS
- a CDS encoding DUF2155 domain-containing protein, producing MHPEPIIVLQGLDKITARTSKFAFRVGETVDFGSLKITAHSCQVSDPMDPPESAALLEIQEQKKNQLPKSIFQGWMFASSPALSSLEHPIYDIWVIDCKSDTKHSSSVGS